The genomic window TGAAACGGAAAGTCACAATCCGTTTTAGCTTTCTATTGTAAAAGAGGAAATTAAAGGACCATCTACAGAAAATAGATAAGAATATCAGAATAATCTATAACAGGTAAAACAAATGTGGTTACAGTTTTAATTTTTAGCTTGTGATGATAATTTACATTGCTCCTTTTTCCACTAACGGATCAGCTTCGGAGTCAGGAACATAACCATAAATTTCGCAATCCCCTAACTTCACAACCTGCAAGACAAGGTATCAAGAAAATGCCTTTTGGTATCACCAACATTCATGTTCAAAAACAAGAGTAATTCACCTCATCAAGAGCCATGTACAATGTGTCCAGGAGAGAAACATCCCCAACAGTTTCATCCCATTCCTGCAGTTTTGACAAGTTAATCAAAACCAATGAAAGGAAACCACTATACCAAAAGTAATCACTATtgctaacaacaacaacaatagctaAGATGTGCATTGTGTGCATTAATATGTTTAGCCGTTTCTAACCCCTGAGATCCTAAGATGCCAAAAAAAACTTGACAATATTTATGACTTTCCAATTtcggccttagtttttacattttcAAAATTGATAGAAGAAATGATATAtagaacaataaaaaatattactatGTACCAATGTGTTAAATTATTGATCAACTGTTTTGTTGATTAGTTCATCTTTAAAATCTAGGAATTAATAGTGTGTTAGTTGTgatatataaataaacataattagGAAAGaatatatttcaaaatttaaagttGCACAATTAAGATCATTAGGTGCATCTAGACAAGACCATCAAACACGCTCTGGGGTCTAAAATGTCATACAAAAATGAAATATTGAGTTTGTAGATACCATATATTTTACAACCTACCCAAACATCACAATCCCAGACATTAAAGATGTGGGGAAACCAAACACCATGGCTGCAAGTAATACAAAAGTAAAAAGTAACACTTAAAACAAGAAATAGACAGTATCAATCATAGTACCTTTGAGGCTTCAATCATGTAGGTGTCAAAGATAAGCTTAAAATTGTCCCATGATTCCTCTGTGAAAAACTGGTGAGCTTTGACTGCACTAAAAACCATTACAGGCGTATGGTATTATAGGAAAAATTAAAGAATGCAACAACGGAGACACTCAATTTAGAAGTTTAACAAGGGtaaaaaaaccaaagaaaagaccGGAAAAAAGACTTGGGAAATGGAGAGACTTGAACTCTCAGCTCCAAGAGCAACAGTTTTATGAACTGTCTGTCAAGCCTTTTGACAACACtcccaaaaagaaaaaatgacaAAAGGATTATATAGTGGGTTGCCATGTCGCCAACTAAGCTGACAATAGCATTACCCATAACCCCTTTATCATAGTTTTATACGTCACAAGATACTGAGATACCTGAAGTCATAGTCCGGATACATGTGATACAAGGTAAGAATAAGGTAAATCAATGTCCTTCGGCTGGAAAGGAAACATAATTAGAACATGTAAAAAGGAAGCACTTAAGTGGTATTTGCAATTTATGAAACCTCTCCACACAGTAAAGGCCACCTGGATCGGGTTAATAACATGTCGTCCGGCGGGGGAGAATCAGGGCTAGATGATTTCTCAATAAGTTCAAGCATCTGAAATTGAAgtagtttttttaaaaaatattctacgAACAAATTGTAAAAAAAGATCCTATTACCACAACTCAACTTTATTAGAGTCATCTACCTCATTCTCCAAACTGATCGAGAGTTTTTTATCTGTTCCAGCATGTTTGCCTAcggaatttttaaaagaaaatagttCGTTAATTACTATTACTAAACCCAAACCCGGTGAGCAAATccaaatccaaaatcaattctGTTGAAACTAAAAAGTCACTAATTAGTCCTTACAAGTATAAGCTTCAAGGCATCCTCTGATAGTACGTTCTCCCAAATTCAAATCACCAAAGAAATCGTTAAGCCTGGACAAGTTTCACGAGACTCTTACAATATACCAAAATTATGTAATAAAATCCCATAATTCAACTCAAATTCGTTTGAAACTACAATTACCGATCCAAGGAAGGACACTCGAGGAACTTCATCGTGAATTATCTTCAAATGATGAGAACTACAGCTACAAACCCTAGTTTCCGTCTTTGCCTAGTGGCTTTGGAAGCAGAGATAAGCAAAATCATAAATCACAAGCAAATTCGAAACAATTCATGACAGAAAACAAATGCATGAAAAGTGCAGTAAGATCTCTTACAAACAAGTCAACAACCAGAATGTTGAAGCGAAAACAAGAGAGAAAGCGAAGCANNNNNNNNNNNNNNNNNNNNNNNNNNNNNNNNNNNNNNNNNNNNNNNNNNNNNNNNNNNNNNNNNNNNNNNNNNNNNNNNNNNNNNNNNNNNNNNNNNNNNNNNNNNNNNNNNNNNNNNNNNNNNNNNNNNNNNNNNNNNNNNNNNNNNNNNNNNNNNNNNNNNNNNNNNNNNNNNNNNNNNNNNNNNNNNNNNNNNNNNNNNNNNNNNNNNNNNNNNNNNNNNNNNNNNNNNNNNNNNNNNNNNNNNNNNNNNNNNNNNNNNNNNNNNNNNNNNNNNNNNNNNNNNNNNNNNNNNNNNNNNNNNNNNNNNNTGCAGAAAacgagagagaaagaaggaattGAAGTGTACCAGAGAAATGAAGAAGACGAAGATTGCTTGGTTTTGTGATGAAGACTTATGAGAGATTACTTGAGAACAGAGAACGAAGATTATttggatttcaaaaatttggggATAAAAGGAAGGGTTTCGAAGCGGTGAAATTCGAATATTCTGATTTTAGATTTGAAATAGATGCAGTCAATACAGATAGATGGATTGGTGGATGAGAGAGAATCTGCGATTCAAATATTGACAGAAAACGACATCTACccgaaattgaaaaaaaaatccatGGGTCAAAGTAATGAAAAGCCCAGCCCAATTTAGTATTTCACATGAAGTCCAATTGCATGGATTCCAATTGGGTTTTGTTTTGATATCCTTTTCGAAAGCCCATCTCGTGGTAGGGGAAAACCAACGTTTTGTCGCATAATTAGTTTCATTTGgtgtaaaattttaaaagaaaataatattaacaaaaattaaatattatctaattttttatgatgtcatttcacatataattcttttattgtatatttacataaatttataaaaaaaaagtaacattatcaaaataaaaataataatattcattcttttataaaattcttGTAGCATTAAATATtaacattttttgttttttatatatatttataaattacCAAACGATAACAACAgagataatatttaattttgtCCATAAATTTatccaaaaattttaattaaatttaaatttttatttaatctccaaactttataaatataattcatgttagtctttaaaaaaaaatcttaacatataaaaatattaacaaaatgtTAACGTAGATAATCGAATGTCACACTGAATTgtgtaaaataatattattttaattttggaaTTAAAATAGTTCAAAATCGCTGTAAAtggtatttattaaaaaaaaattttcaaaaataagtaatATGAAATTATTTATGGACTATTTAAATGCTAAAgtgaattattttaaaaattttaacatgTCATTTATTTATCCATGTTAATACTCTATTAATATTTGTGTGACAGAAATTATTCTGATAcataattttttgtaataatacaTTTAATCACATTTAACattataataagaataataatactCCATTAATCACGTTTAATATTTGTACCatctctttaaaaaaaataaaaaattactataCCAAAGTTAAATATCATGAGCTACAATATCGTCACACAAGAGGACAAAGACAAAGGCAGGCTTGctcacataataataataataataataatgataataatacatTTAATTTGTATTATTGTGTCATTAATTTCTCTGTTGACCATTTGATGTAGAAAAGATAAGGATAAGGACTATTGAAGAGAATTAATTAATGAAAGGCCAAATTAtgttaaagatatttttaaaatttaataaaatactattaaaaataaaaatcacataAATCTTATAAATAACGAATgatatatgttattttttttcttattaatccttcattttatttccctttcttcaACCATATATAACTTCTCATTCTCAAAAAGAGCCAAGTGTCTCTTTCTTCAACTAATTACTCACAGTAGGGACTAGGGACTAGGGACTAGGGACTATGGACTACGGAATGAACATTATATTATAATGGCAATTTAAACTTTAACAGAGATTTCAAAATATACCCATATAttgatatttttataatttttattattaaaattaatagttaaaaattattgaaatatcaatatattaatatattttaaaattttctaattcTTTACACTTTCTTATGGTTTATatttgttcaattttttttttttgcttttggtgtcttttttattaatttgtttattaaaattaatttaacttTTAATCTCAGAAAAATAACATTTAAATAGATTTAGTATCAAGCCAacgagttatagttcaaatgataTATTTTCTAGGGgtattcaaattcaaaccgatccaaattaaaccgctcatccaattcaatccaaaccgaaaatcgattaaaaccgaactaattcggatttgattggattttattttttgcaaactGTTGAattggatcggatttcggatctatTTTTCATAActgatccaatccaatccaaaccacaCAATatactataatattattattttattatcatatttacaattatacttataacatgttcaatttgttatacatttttctattattcatgtattattattattatttaataaatattttatgttcaaaatattatttacttatttattttaactaacctataattttatttttattgttatgttatcgttggctttttaagatattgttaaaacttgttatgtcattgttggttatttaaaatttgatattgagacttgttatatgtatttaattttttttatttaaaaaaaccaCAAATTCAAACTgatccaaaccgcttgtaattGGATCGTATCGGATCGAATTTCCAAAAAAAAGTTCATCCAATCCAAATCGCACCGCACATAAATTGACTGTTCGAATCGGATGACTTTTTTTCTTAAAATCGAACAAACTGTACCGCAAACACCCCAAATATTCTCTCCATACTCAGTTTAAAAGATCGGGAGGTCGAATCTCcctatttttgataaaaaaaaaaaaaaggtttggtATCAAGAAAGAGAGGGTCCCGTTTCGTGGTTCGCCATCTTCAAAAGCAAAACAAAACGTAATTTGTACCCTTTTCTGTTTCGTCTTTTCCTTCCGAACAACACCTTCACCATCTTCATCATCAAC from Arachis ipaensis cultivar K30076 chromosome B09, Araip1.1, whole genome shotgun sequence includes these protein-coding regions:
- the LOC107618781 gene encoding repressor of RNA polymerase III transcription MAF1 homolog yields the protein MKFLECPSLDRLNDFFGDLNLGERTIRGCLEAYTCKHAGTDKKLSISLENEMLELIEKSSSPDSPPPDDMLLTRSSRRTLIYLILTLYHMYPDYDFSAVKAHQFFTEESWDNFKLIFDTYMIEASKEWDETVGDVSLLDTLYMALDEVVKLGDCEIYGYVPDSEADPLVEKGAIWSFNFLFYNRKLKRIVTFRFSCFSNLVADGFLMDGVLNEGDDEIFADMDI